A window of Clostridium sp. 'White wine YQ' contains these coding sequences:
- a CDS encoding TetR/AcrR family transcriptional regulator, whose protein sequence is MVGVKGNRRTLYTKSVIKESLLELLQSKEIHEITVTEICKKADINRGTFYSHYNDAFELLQSMEDELFDKILEYINETPIENYKDQLFLKVLELIYINKDLCKVLFCKQKDSRIINRIIYLARKADIEYVVHQSNEFNDAHIDYLISHTVGGTFSIIQTWLEGDLTESPKELMEIVNNITMFTYKYFY, encoded by the coding sequence ATGGTAGGTGTTAAAGGAAACCGAAGAACTTTATATACTAAAAGTGTAATCAAAGAAAGCTTACTTGAATTACTCCAATCGAAAGAAATACATGAGATTACTGTTACTGAAATATGTAAAAAGGCTGATATAAATAGAGGAACCTTTTATTCTCATTACAATGATGCCTTTGAATTACTTCAATCGATGGAAGATGAATTATTTGATAAGATACTTGAATATATTAATGAAACTCCAATTGAAAATTATAAGGATCAATTATTTCTTAAGGTTCTTGAATTGATTTATATTAATAAAGATTTATGTAAAGTGCTATTTTGCAAACAAAAAGACAGCAGGATAATAAACCGTATAATATATCTTGCGCGAAAAGCAGATATTGAATACGTAGTACACCAATCAAATGAATTTAATGATGCCCATATAGATTATTTAATAAGTCATACCGTAGGTGGAACTTTTTCAATTATACAAACTTGGCTTGAAGGAGATTTAACTGAATCTCCCAAGGAACTTATGGAAATAGTAAATAATATTACTATGTTTACTTATAAATATTTTTATTAA
- a CDS encoding alpha/beta hydrolase, whose amino-acid sequence MVDKLTAEDGKSLYIYCWDKVDNPKGMIQIFHGMAEHSGRYKEFAEYLNSNGFIVYSSDHRGHGKTADTAEEIGIIGENGFNAIVEDKHLIFEQMKQEHPELPMFLLGHSFGSFLAQEYIIRYGKELKGVVLSGSAAQKGAEVYLGGLISSFQRMISGEKKQSKLLDTLSFGNYNKRFKEDGHKFSWLSTDLKEVKKYEEDPFCGTVFSIGFFYYLMKGLSNLYKKERLNLIQKELPIYIISGENDPVGGDGKLVKRLFEIYKEIGIRDVKMKLYPSLRHEILNEVKKKEVYEDILNWLNHIYS is encoded by the coding sequence ATGGTAGATAAATTAACTGCTGAGGACGGCAAAAGTTTATATATTTATTGCTGGGATAAGGTTGATAACCCTAAGGGGATGATACAGATTTTTCATGGTATGGCTGAGCATTCAGGTAGATATAAAGAATTTGCTGAGTATCTTAATAGTAATGGCTTTATAGTGTATTCCTCTGATCATCGTGGACATGGCAAAACTGCGGATACAGCAGAGGAAATAGGGATTATTGGTGAAAATGGTTTTAATGCTATAGTTGAGGATAAGCACCTAATATTTGAGCAAATGAAGCAGGAACATCCAGAGTTACCTATGTTTTTATTAGGGCATAGCTTTGGATCGTTTCTAGCACAGGAATATATAATTCGTTATGGAAAAGAACTAAAGGGAGTAGTATTATCAGGATCAGCAGCACAAAAGGGAGCTGAAGTCTATTTAGGAGGATTAATTTCCTCATTTCAAAGGATGATTTCTGGTGAAAAGAAGCAAAGTAAGCTTTTAGACACCTTAAGTTTCGGAAACTATAATAAAAGATTCAAAGAGGACGGACATAAATTTTCATGGTTAAGTACTGATCTTAAAGAGGTCAAAAAGTATGAAGAAGATCCTTTCTGCGGTACAGTCTTTAGCATTGGTTTTTTCTATTATCTAATGAAAGGATTAAGTAATCTTTATAAAAAGGAAAGACTAAATTTAATCCAGAAAGAGCTGCCTATTTATATTATTTCAGGTGAAAATGACCCTGTAGGGGGGGATGGTAAATTAGTAAAAAGACTTTTTGAAATTTATAAGGAAATAGGTATTAGAGATGTTAAGATGAAGTTATATCCAAGCCTTAGACATGAAATACTAAATGAAGTAAAAAAGAAAGAAGTATATGAAGATATATTAAATTGGCTTAACCATATATATTCATAA